A genomic segment from Flavobacterium litorale encodes:
- the rpsM gene encoding 30S ribosomal protein S13, with product MARIAGVDIPKNKRGVIALTYIFGIGRSRATEILEKAQVSEDKKVQEWNDDEISAIRDAVSYFKIEGELRSEISLNIKRLMDIGCYRGIRHRAGLPLRGQRTKNNSRTRKGKRKTVANKKKATK from the coding sequence ATGGCAAGAATAGCAGGGGTAGATATACCTAAAAACAAAAGAGGAGTTATTGCCTTAACCTATATTTTTGGTATTGGTAGAAGCAGAGCTACAGAGATTCTAGAGAAAGCTCAAGTAAGCGAAGATAAAAAAGTTCAAGAATGGAATGATGATGAAATCAGTGCCATTCGTGATGCAGTATCTTACTTCAAAATAGAAGGAGAACTACGTTCAGAGATATCTTTAAACATCAAACGTTTAATGGATATTGGATGTTACAGAGGTATTCGTCACAGAGCAGGACTTCCTTTAAGAGGACAGCGCACTAAGAACAACTCTAGAACTAGAAAAGGTAAAAGAAAAACTGTTGCTAACAAGAAAAAAGCAACTAAATAA
- the rpsE gene encoding 30S ribosomal protein S5, whose translation MYHNYKNVELVKPSGLELKDRLVSVNRVTKVTKGGRAFGFSAIVVVGDENGVVGHGLGKSKDVSEAIAKAVEDAKKNLVRIPLSGQSVPHEQKGKFGGARVLLMPASHGTGVIAGGAVRSVLESVGVHDVLSKSQGSSNPHNVVKATFDALLQMRSAVDVAKQRGISLEKVFKG comes from the coding sequence ATGTATCATAATTATAAAAACGTAGAACTTGTAAAACCAAGCGGACTTGAATTGAAGGATCGTTTGGTAAGTGTAAATCGTGTTACTAAGGTTACCAAGGGTGGTAGAGCCTTCGGTTTCTCTGCTATCGTAGTAGTAGGAGACGAGAATGGCGTTGTTGGTCATGGTCTTGGTAAATCTAAAGATGTATCTGAAGCTATTGCAAAAGCAGTAGAAGATGCTAAAAAGAACTTGGTAAGAATACCACTTTCTGGGCAATCAGTACCTCACGAGCAAAAAGGTAAATTTGGTGGTGCAAGAGTACTACTAATGCCTGCATCGCACGGTACAGGAGTTATTGCTGGTGGTGCTGTTCGTTCAGTACTCGAGTCAGTAGGTGTTCACGATGTATTATCAAAATCACAGGGTTCATCAAACCCACACAATGTTGTTAAAGCTACTTTTGATGCTTTACTTCAAATGAGAAGTGCCGTAGATGTTGCAAAACAAAGAGGTATTTCTTTAGAGAAAGTATTTAAAGGTTAA
- the rplQ gene encoding 50S ribosomal protein L17 has translation MRHGKKFNHLGRQRGHRKAMLANMACSLIEHKRINTTVAKAKALKQFVEPLITKSKEDTTHNRRIVFTYLRNKYAVTELFREVSAKVADRPGGYTRIIKLGNRLGDNADMAMIELVDYNELYNATKKEAKKTTRRSRSRKATTETAAETTAPEVSTDENKETTE, from the coding sequence ATGAGACACGGAAAGAAATTTAATCATTTAGGCAGGCAAAGAGGGCATAGAAAAGCTATGCTTGCTAATATGGCCTGTTCCCTTATAGAGCACAAGCGCATCAACACTACCGTTGCTAAAGCAAAAGCACTTAAGCAATTTGTTGAGCCTTTGATCACAAAATCTAAAGAGGATACAACACATAACAGACGTATTGTTTTTACTTACTTAAGAAACAAGTATGCTGTTACCGAACTTTTTAGAGAAGTATCTGCAAAAGTAGCCGATCGTCCAGGAGGTTATACACGTATTATTAAACTTGGTAACCGTCTTGGTGATAATGCTGATATGGCAATGATCGAATTAGTAGATTATAATGAACTTTATAACGCTACTAAGAAAGAAGCCAAGAAAACAACACGTCGTAGCCGATCTAGAAAGGCAACTACTGAAACTGCTGCTGAAACAACAGCACCAGAAGTTAGTACTGACGAGAATAAAGAAACTACTGAATAA
- the rplO gene encoding 50S ribosomal protein L15: MDLSNLQPAEGSVQNKNKRLGRGQGSGKGGTAARGHKGAKSRSGYSKKIGFEGGQMPLQRRVPKFGFTNINRKEYAGVNLDTLQALVDNGVITDTVDFTVMVENRLATKNEMVKILGRGELKAKLKVTAHKFTATAKAAIEAAGGEAVTL, translated from the coding sequence ATGGATTTAAGTAACTTACAACCGGCAGAAGGTTCAGTTCAAAATAAAAACAAAAGATTAGGTAGAGGGCAAGGCTCTGGAAAGGGTGGTACGGCTGCACGCGGACACAAAGGTGCTAAATCACGTTCTGGTTACTCTAAGAAAATTGGTTTCGAAGGTGGACAAATGCCGTTACAAAGGCGTGTACCTAAGTTCGGTTTTACAAACATAAACCGTAAGGAATATGCTGGCGTTAACCTTGATACACTTCAAGCTCTTGTAGACAATGGTGTTATTACCGATACTGTAGACTTTACGGTAATGGTAGAAAATCGCCTTGCTACTAAAAATGAAATGGTAAAGATTTTAGGAAGAGGAGAGCTTAAGGCAAAACTAAAAGTAACTGCTCACAAATTTACAGCAACTGCTAAAGCAGCTATTGAAGCTGCAGGTGGCGAAGCCGTAACATTATAA
- the rpmD gene encoding 50S ribosomal protein L30, which produces MGKIKVKQVKSKINCPQTQKLTLESLGLRKLGQVVEHDATPSILGMVNKVKHLVSVEETK; this is translated from the coding sequence ATGGGAAAAATAAAAGTAAAACAAGTTAAGAGTAAAATCAACTGTCCGCAAACCCAAAAACTTACATTAGAGTCATTAGGACTTCGTAAGCTAGGGCAGGTTGTTGAGCACGATGCAACTCCTTCTATCCTTGGAATGGTAAACAAAGTTAAACACTTAGTTTCTGTAGAAGAAACTAAATAA
- the carA gene encoding glutamine-hydrolyzing carbamoyl-phosphate synthase small subunit — protein sequence MKYSNRDKAILLLADGTIFYGKSIGIAGTAFGEVCFNTGMTGYQEIFTDPSYFGQIMVTSNPHIGNYGTNEEEGESDKMMISGLVCKNFSFNHSRTRATDGLKEYFENQNLVAISDVDTRALVSYIRDNGAMNAIISTDGTPIEELHKQLAEVPDMKGLELSSKVSTTTPYFVGNPDAKYKIAALDLGIKKNILRNLAKRDCYIKVYPYNASYEDMRAFNPDGYFLSNGPGDPAPLTVAQETAKQILENNEPVFGICLGHQVLALANGISTYKMFNGHRGINHPVRNMLTGEGEITSQNHGFAVVREELENNPDFEITHEHVNDGTVAGMRMRNKNCFSVQYHPEAGPGPNDATYLFDTFIANIEKAKQEA from the coding sequence ATGAAATATTCTAACAGAGACAAAGCAATACTCCTTTTAGCCGATGGCACAATATTTTATGGTAAATCTATAGGTATAGCAGGTACTGCTTTTGGCGAAGTATGTTTTAATACAGGGATGACGGGGTATCAGGAAATTTTTACCGATCCTTCCTACTTTGGTCAAATAATGGTTACCTCAAACCCACACATAGGGAACTACGGTACAAATGAAGAAGAGGGCGAATCGGATAAAATGATGATATCAGGATTAGTTTGTAAAAACTTTAGCTTCAATCATTCCAGAACAAGAGCTACTGACGGACTTAAGGAATATTTTGAAAATCAGAATTTAGTAGCCATATCTGATGTAGATACACGTGCATTGGTAAGTTATATCCGTGATAACGGTGCTATGAACGCTATAATATCTACCGACGGTACACCTATTGAAGAATTACACAAGCAGTTAGCCGAAGTTCCTGATATGAAAGGACTAGAGCTTTCCTCTAAGGTATCTACTACAACCCCCTATTTTGTAGGTAATCCAGATGCTAAATATAAAATAGCCGCACTAGACCTGGGGATTAAAAAGAATATACTCCGCAACTTAGCCAAGAGGGATTGCTACATAAAAGTGTATCCTTACAATGCAAGTTATGAGGATATGCGTGCTTTTAATCCAGATGGTTACTTCCTGTCCAATGGTCCTGGTGACCCTGCTCCGCTTACTGTGGCGCAAGAAACAGCAAAACAAATTCTTGAAAATAACGAACCTGTTTTTGGTATTTGTTTAGGGCATCAAGTATTAGCGTTGGCTAATGGCATAAGCACCTATAAAATGTTTAATGGTCATAGAGGTATTAATCACCCTGTGCGTAACATGCTTACAGGCGAAGGCGAGATTACATCGCAAAATCATGGCTTTGCTGTAGTACGTGAGGAGCTGGAAAATAACCCCGATTTTGAAATTACGCACGAGCATGTAAATGATGGTACTGTAGCAGGTATGCGCATGAGAAATAAGAATTGTTTTTCGGTACAATACCACCCAGAAGCTGGACCAGGACCAAACGATGCCACTTATTTATTTGACACTTTTATTGCTAATATTGAGAAAGCTAAACAAGAAGCGTAA
- a CDS encoding DNA-directed RNA polymerase subunit alpha, translating to MAIFNFQKPDKVIMIDSTDFVGKFEFRPLEPGYGLTVGNALRRVLLSSLEGYAITSVRIEGVEHEFSTIPGVVEDVTEIILNLKQVRFKRQIEDVDNESVTISHTGKDQLTAGDFQKFISGFQVLNPDLVICNMDSGINLNMELTIEKGRGYVPAEENKKQNAAIGTIFTDSIYTPVKNVKYTIENFRVEQKTDYEKLVFEIITDGSIHPKDALTEAAKTLIHHFMLFSDERITLEADEIAQTESYDEESLHMRQLLKTKLVDMDLSVRALNCLKAAEVDTLGDLVSFNKNDLMKFRNFGKKSLTELDELVAAKNLHFGMDLTKYKLDKE from the coding sequence ATGGCAATATTTAATTTTCAAAAGCCCGATAAAGTTATCATGATTGATTCTACTGATTTCGTGGGGAAATTCGAGTTTCGCCCACTGGAACCAGGATATGGATTAACGGTTGGTAACGCACTTAGAAGAGTTTTGCTTTCTTCATTAGAAGGTTATGCAATTACTTCGGTACGTATTGAAGGAGTAGAACATGAATTCTCTACAATACCAGGGGTAGTTGAAGATGTTACAGAGATAATCCTGAATTTAAAGCAAGTTCGTTTCAAACGTCAGATAGAGGATGTTGATAACGAATCGGTTACAATTTCTCATACAGGAAAAGATCAGCTTACAGCAGGTGATTTCCAGAAATTTATTTCAGGTTTTCAGGTACTTAATCCTGATCTTGTTATCTGTAACATGGACAGCGGTATTAACCTAAACATGGAACTTACTATCGAGAAAGGTAGAGGTTACGTGCCAGCAGAGGAGAATAAAAAGCAAAACGCAGCAATAGGAACTATTTTTACAGACTCTATTTACACACCCGTAAAGAATGTAAAATACACCATAGAAAACTTCCGTGTAGAGCAAAAAACTGATTACGAAAAGTTAGTTTTTGAAATAATCACAGATGGTTCTATTCATCCTAAAGATGCGCTTACTGAAGCAGCAAAAACACTTATTCACCACTTTATGCTGTTTTCTGACGAAAGGATAACACTTGAGGCCGATGAAATAGCACAAACAGAATCATACGACGAAGAGTCGTTACATATGCGACAACTTCTTAAAACGAAGCTTGTAGATATGGATCTTTCTGTTAGAGCATTAAATTGTTTAAAAGCGGCTGAAGTTGATACACTAGGCGACTTAGTATCGTTTAATAAAAATGATTTAATGAAGTTCCGTAACTTTGGTAAAAAGTCACTAACTGAGCTTGATGAGCTTGTTGCTGCCAAAAATTTACACTTCGGGATGGATTTAACGAAATATAAATTAGATAAAGAATAA
- the rplR gene encoding 50S ribosomal protein L18, giving the protein MSLNKSERRQRIKFRIRKIVSGTAARPRLSVFRSNKEIYAQLIDDVNGVTLLAASSRDKSITKGTNVETAAAVGKLVAEKALEAGIDTVSFDRGGYLYHGRVKSLAEGARAAGLKF; this is encoded by the coding sequence ATGTCATTAAACAAATCTGAAAGAAGACAAAGAATTAAGTTCAGAATCAGAAAGATTGTAAGCGGAACTGCTGCTAGACCAAGACTTTCTGTTTTCAGAAGTAATAAAGAAATCTATGCTCAACTCATAGATGATGTAAATGGTGTAACTTTGCTTGCTGCCTCTTCTAGAGATAAAAGTATTACAAAGGGAACTAATGTAGAGACTGCTGCAGCTGTAGGTAAACTTGTTGCTGAAAAAGCTCTTGAAGCAGGTATAGATACTGTTTCTTTTGATAGAGGTGGTTATCTTTACCACGGACGTGTTAAATCATTAGCTGAAGGCGCAAGAGCAGCTGGACTTAAATTCTAA
- the rplF gene encoding 50S ribosomal protein L6 yields MSRIGKNPVAIKDGVTVTVNEDVVTVKGKRGELSQHFADVTVKVEDGSVIVERASDSKDHRAKHGLYRSLINNMIIGVSEGFTKELELVGVGYRASNQGQKLDLALGFSHNIVLEVVPEVSIETVSEKGKNPIVKLTSHDKQLVGQVAAKIRSFRKPEPYKGKGVKFVGEVLRRKAGKSA; encoded by the coding sequence ATGTCAAGAATAGGTAAAAATCCAGTAGCAATAAAAGACGGCGTAACCGTAACGGTTAACGAAGATGTTGTTACAGTAAAAGGTAAGAGAGGCGAGCTAAGCCAACACTTTGCAGATGTTACTGTAAAGGTTGAGGATGGGAGCGTTATCGTAGAAAGAGCATCTGACAGTAAAGATCACCGCGCTAAGCACGGATTATACAGATCTTTAATCAATAATATGATTATTGGTGTATCTGAAGGATTCACTAAAGAACTAGAGTTGGTAGGAGTAGGTTATAGAGCCTCAAACCAAGGGCAGAAACTTGATTTAGCATTAGGATTCTCTCACAACATAGTTCTAGAAGTTGTTCCTGAAGTTTCTATAGAAACAGTATCAGAGAAAGGTAAAAACCCTATAGTAAAACTAACTTCTCACGACAAACAGCTTGTTGGACAAGTAGCGGCAAAAATCCGTTCGTTCCGTAAGCCAGAGCCTTACAAAGGAAAAGGAGTTAAGTTTGTGGGTGAGGTATTAAGAAGAAAAGCAGGTAAATCAGCTTAA
- the infA gene encoding translation initiation factor IF-1 has translation MAKQAAIEQDGSIIEALSNAMFRVELENGHVVIAHISGKMRMHYIKLLPGDKVKLEMSPYDLTKARITYRY, from the coding sequence ATGGCAAAACAAGCAGCAATAGAACAAGACGGATCAATAATAGAAGCATTATCTAATGCCATGTTCCGTGTAGAATTAGAGAACGGTCACGTAGTAATAGCTCATATTTCAGGAAAAATGCGTATGCATTACATTAAATTGTTACCTGGAGATAAGGTAAAACTAGAAATGAGCCCTTACGATTTGACCAAAGCAAGAATTACTTATAGATACTAA
- the eno gene encoding phosphopyruvate hydratase — translation MSIIIKVHARQILDSRGNPTVEVDVITENGVLGRAAVPSGASTGEHEAVELRDGGNAYMGKGVTKAIENVNVAIAREIVGMSVFEQNAIDKTMIELDGSTNKSNLGANAILGVSLAVAKAAANELGMPLYRYVGGVSANTLPVPMMNIINGGSHSDAPIAFQEFMIMPVKAQNFTHAMQIGTEIFHNLKKVLHNRGLSTAVGDEGGFAPTLDGTEDALDTIKKAVENAGYTFGDEVMIALDCAAAEFYVNGKYDYTKFEGDTGVVRTSKEQADYLAELTKKYPIISIEDGMDENDWDGWKYLTEQVGNNVQLVGDDLFVTNVERLGKGISKGIANSILIKVNQIGTLTETIAAVNMAHNSGYTSVMSHRSGETEDNTIADLAVALNCGQIKTGSASRSDRMSKYNQLLRIEEELADVAYFPGKNAFKVQ, via the coding sequence ATGAGTATCATTATTAAAGTACATGCAAGGCAAATATTAGATTCACGCGGAAACCCTACTGTTGAAGTAGATGTAATTACAGAAAATGGTGTGCTGGGCAGAGCAGCAGTACCTTCTGGAGCTTCTACGGGAGAACACGAGGCAGTAGAGCTACGCGATGGTGGCAACGCTTACATGGGCAAAGGAGTAACTAAAGCAATAGAAAACGTAAATGTTGCAATTGCCAGAGAAATCGTAGGCATGTCGGTATTTGAGCAAAATGCTATTGATAAAACAATGATTGAGCTTGATGGTAGTACAAATAAATCAAATCTTGGTGCAAACGCTATTTTAGGCGTATCGCTTGCCGTTGCAAAAGCTGCAGCAAACGAGCTGGGTATGCCACTATACCGCTATGTAGGTGGAGTTTCGGCTAATACGTTGCCTGTACCCATGATGAATATTATTAACGGAGGTTCGCACTCCGATGCACCTATTGCATTTCAGGAATTTATGATTATGCCCGTAAAAGCGCAAAACTTTACGCATGCCATGCAAATAGGTACAGAGATATTTCATAACCTGAAAAAAGTATTGCATAACAGAGGCTTAAGTACCGCTGTGGGCGACGAAGGCGGTTTTGCTCCTACATTAGATGGTACTGAGGATGCACTAGATACAATAAAGAAAGCTGTTGAAAACGCAGGCTATACATTTGGCGACGAAGTTATGATTGCGCTGGACTGTGCTGCTGCAGAATTTTATGTAAATGGTAAGTACGATTATACGAAGTTTGAAGGCGATACAGGTGTAGTAAGAACATCAAAAGAGCAGGCGGATTACTTAGCTGAATTAACAAAAAAATATCCTATTATATCCATAGAAGATGGTATGGACGAGAACGATTGGGATGGTTGGAAATACCTTACAGAGCAAGTTGGCAATAACGTGCAACTTGTTGGCGATGACCTTTTTGTAACCAACGTAGAGCGTTTAGGTAAAGGTATTTCAAAAGGCATTGCAAACTCAATACTAATAAAAGTAAACCAAATAGGTACACTTACCGAGACTATTGCTGCCGTAAATATGGCACACAATTCAGGGTACACTTCGGTAATGTCGCACCGCTCTGGAGAGACAGAAGATAATACAATTGCCGACCTTGCAGTGGCGTTAAATTGTGGTCAAATTAAAACAGGTTCGGCTTCACGTAGCGATCGTATGTCAAAATACAATCAATTATTACGCATAGAAGAAGAACTTGCAGATGTTGCTTATTTTCCTGGAAAAAATGCTTTTAAAGTACAGTAA
- the ykgO gene encoding type B 50S ribosomal protein L36: MKVRASVKKRSADCVIVRRKGRLYVINKKNPRFKQRQG, from the coding sequence ATGAAAGTAAGAGCATCAGTAAAGAAGAGAAGTGCCGACTGCGTTATTGTACGTAGAAAAGGCAGATTATACGTTATTAATAAAAAAAATCCTAGATTTAAACAAAGACAAGGATAA
- the rpsD gene encoding 30S ribosomal protein S4: protein MARYTGPKTKIARKFGEAIFGDDKSFEKRNYPPGQHGNAKRRGKKSEYAIQLMEKQKAKYSYGILEKQFRNLFEKASATKGVTGEVLLQLCESRLDNVVFRMGIAPSRRAARQIVSHRHITVNGELVNIPSYHLKPGDKIAVREKSKSLEAIERSLSNSSQVYEWITWNNDLKEGTFVSVPARIQIPENIKEQLIVELYNK from the coding sequence ATGGCAAGATATACTGGTCCAAAAACTAAAATTGCTCGTAAATTTGGCGAAGCAATTTTCGGAGACGATAAGTCGTTCGAAAAAAGAAATTACCCACCAGGACAACATGGTAACGCTAAGCGTAGAGGTAAGAAATCTGAATATGCTATCCAGCTTATGGAAAAGCAAAAGGCAAAATACTCTTACGGTATCCTTGAAAAGCAATTCAGAAACCTATTTGAAAAAGCATCTGCAACAAAAGGTGTTACAGGTGAAGTTTTACTACAACTTTGTGAGTCAAGACTTGATAATGTAGTTTTCAGAATGGGAATTGCACCTTCTAGAAGGGCTGCAAGACAAATTGTATCGCACAGACACATCACAGTAAATGGTGAGTTGGTAAACATACCATCGTACCACCTAAAACCAGGTGATAAGATAGCTGTTCGCGAAAAATCAAAATCACTTGAAGCTATCGAGCGTTCTTTATCTAACTCATCTCAAGTATATGAGTGGATTACTTGGAATAACGATCTTAAAGAAGGTACTTTTGTTTCAGTACCTGCTAGAATTCAAATTCCTGAAAATATTAAAGAACAACTAATCGTTGAGTTGTATAACAAATAA
- the rpsK gene encoding 30S ribosomal protein S11 translates to MAKANTKKRKVVVESTGEAHISATFNNIIISLTNKKGEVISWSSAGKMGFRGSKKNTPYAAQMAAEDCSKVAIEAGLKKVKVYVKGPGNGRESAIRSLHNGGIEVTEIIDVTPLPHNGCRPPKRRRV, encoded by the coding sequence ATGGCTAAAGCGAATACAAAAAAACGTAAAGTTGTTGTAGAGTCAACAGGCGAAGCGCACATATCTGCAACTTTTAACAACATCATTATTTCTTTAACAAACAAGAAAGGTGAAGTTATCTCTTGGTCTTCTGCCGGTAAAATGGGCTTTAGAGGTTCTAAAAAGAACACTCCTTATGCTGCCCAAATGGCTGCCGAAGATTGTAGTAAAGTTGCTATTGAAGCTGGACTTAAAAAGGTAAAAGTTTACGTTAAAGGACCAGGTAACGGAAGAGAATCTGCTATCAGGTCTCTACATAACGGAGGGATTGAAGTTACAGAAATTATTGATGTAACTCCATTACCACACAATGGATGTCGTCCTCCAAAGAGAAGAAGAGTTTAA
- the secY gene encoding preprotein translocase subunit SecY — protein MKKFFEAFVNVWKIEELKNRILVTLGLLLVYRFGAHVTLPGIDATKLDNLTDQTDQGIGWLIDVFTGGAFSQASVFALGIMPYISASIVVQLMGIAIPYLQKLQKEGESGTKKINQITRWLTILITLVQGPGYIYNLYSTLPREAFLLPSDSFPFLFSSVVILTTGTIFAMWLGEKITDKGIGNGISLLILVGIIARMPQAFIQEFTTVVTNNNGGPLILVLEVVAWLLVIVVCILLIMAVRRIPVQYARRTTSGDYEQDLMGGNRQWIPLKLNASGVMPIIFAQAIMFIPAALAGLSDTDTAQTITAQFQNVFGLAYNVVFALLIIIFTYFYTAITVPTNKMADDLKRSGGFIPGIRPGVETGDYLDKIMSLITFPGSLFLAIIAILPAVAVSFGVQAQWGLFYGGTSLLIMVGVAIDTIQQINSYLLNRHYDGLMKSGKNRKAVA, from the coding sequence ATGAAGAAATTTTTCGAAGCGTTTGTCAATGTCTGGAAAATAGAAGAGCTAAAAAACAGAATTTTAGTTACTCTTGGGTTGTTATTAGTGTACCGTTTTGGTGCACATGTAACACTACCAGGTATTGATGCTACAAAATTAGATAACTTAACAGATCAGACAGATCAGGGTATAGGTTGGCTTATTGATGTGTTTACAGGTGGTGCGTTCTCGCAGGCATCTGTATTTGCATTAGGTATTATGCCATACATCTCTGCATCTATTGTAGTACAGCTTATGGGTATAGCAATACCTTATTTGCAAAAATTACAAAAAGAAGGAGAAAGTGGTACCAAAAAAATCAACCAAATTACACGTTGGTTAACCATACTAATAACTTTAGTACAAGGACCAGGTTATATTTACAACCTATATAGTACACTTCCTCGTGAAGCATTCCTATTACCGTCTGATTCATTTCCATTCCTATTCTCATCAGTAGTAATACTTACCACAGGTACAATATTTGCTATGTGGTTGGGTGAAAAAATTACAGATAAAGGTATTGGTAACGGTATATCGCTATTAATTTTGGTAGGTATTATTGCAAGAATGCCTCAGGCTTTTATACAAGAATTTACTACAGTAGTAACCAATAATAACGGAGGTCCACTAATACTAGTGCTAGAAGTTGTTGCATGGCTATTGGTAATAGTTGTTTGTATATTGCTTATTATGGCGGTGCGCAGAATTCCCGTACAGTATGCTAGGCGTACAACAAGCGGAGATTATGAGCAAGACCTTATGGGAGGCAACAGGCAATGGATACCCTTAAAGCTTAATGCTTCGGGAGTTATGCCAATTATATTTGCTCAGGCTATCATGTTTATTCCTGCTGCATTAGCAGGGTTATCTGATACTGACACGGCACAAACTATTACCGCACAATTTCAAAACGTGTTTGGTTTGGCCTACAATGTTGTTTTTGCCTTGTTAATTATAATTTTTACGTACTTTTACACCGCAATTACAGTACCTACCAACAAGATGGCTGATGATCTTAAACGAAGCGGCGGTTTTATACCAGGTATACGACCAGGCGTTGAGACAGGAGATTACTTAGATAAAATCATGTCATTAATCACATTCCCAGGATCTTTATTCCTTGCTATAATAGCTATATTACCAGCTGTGGCAGTAAGTTTTGGAGTACAAGCCCAGTGGGGGTTATTTTATGGCGGAACATCGTTGTTGATTATGGTTGGGGTTGCAATCGATACCATTCAGCAAATAAACTCATACTTGCTAAACAGGCATTATGACGGTTTAATGAAAAGTGGTAAAAATAGAAAGGCAGTAGCGTAA